The Glycine soja cultivar W05 chromosome 15, ASM419377v2, whole genome shotgun sequence region CCACTGCAAGTTGATAATTTATCTCATAAATTAACTCACGAATACCGTGATTTCAAGCCAAATGGATGCCTTGGCAAATAACGAGCAATTTGGCAAataatcattcaattataaCTACCTTATTTATCAttcaattgattaatttaattaaatatatattcattataACTACcttatttatcataattatatatttttcatgaattacaaataaaataaaaaactttaacagtatttgggtaaaaaaaagaattaatatattttttttacaatagtataattgattgattattGATCCATGTATTTCAGAAAACAAGTGATATATTGTCGTTTAGTAGTTTTGTATAGTTAAACGACGTCCAAGAGTAAATTGTCGCTTTTTCTTGGCGCACTATTTAAAGAGGTGATATGCGATGTACACACggttgagttttatttttttgtgaaacGCTTTGcagttaaaaaacaaaaatggagcAGTTACCGGCGAACCGGAGCGAAGCAAAACGGCCGCCACCGCAAGTGCTTCACCAGAGCGATGTGGACGAGGATGACGAGAACGTGAAGCAGCTCGATGAATGCTCTTCTCTCTATCGCTTGATGCAGGTTAACCTCATTTCCCtttgttatttacttattttcccttccttaaaccctaaaccctcgAATTTTAGATTCATCGTCGATTCATTGAGGAAATTCTTTTCCGTAATTTTCAGGATTGCGTTGTTCGAACAAACAGGAATTGGAAAGAATGCCAGACAGGTATGGTATCCATTTTTCACACTTTGTTCTGTCCCTTTCTGTTTGCGTGACGTGTTTTCGATTTCTAAAATTTTAGTTGAATGTGTGTAAGAATGTATTGTTGGAATTTTTTCATTCGGAATCCAACTAACTTATTGTTCGTCtgatattgaattataatttatgaaatatttcCTTCAGAAAGTTTAGCTGCCATGATTGTATTTGAATTAATCGTTGCAGTTTtgcaccaaaaaaataataagaacagTTAATTATTGATGAACTCTCTTGACAGAAGTATATGCTTTGAAGGAATGctttgaaaagagaaagaacgtGCAAGGAAAGTAGAATTTTgaagagagatttttttttagttgacaATGACAATGAGGCTAACCTCTGTTCTCCCTAGTTAATCTTCGTGGTTCTACTATGATGTACAGAGTACAGACGCTTACTCCTACTAAAATGAATGATCTTGGGAATGATC contains the following coding sequences:
- the LOC114387366 gene encoding uncharacterized protein LOC114387366; amino-acid sequence: MEQLPANRSEAKRPPPQVLHQSDVDEDDENVKQLDECSSLYRLMQDCVVRTNRNWKECQTEVYALKECFEKRKNVQGK